The genomic segment GCGCCGCACGTGCCGCACGGCCCTCGCTATGCGGGGAGGACGGGTTCGCCCACCGCGCCATCGCGTCGGCCATGGCTTCGCGCACCGCTGGCAGCAGCGGCGTCGTGGCGGCGTGGTCGAGATATATGCGCGGAATCGGGGCCATTTGTTCCATGACAGTTGCGAAAATCGTGACTGCTTCTATATAGCGCTTCGACTTCCTGCAAAGCCCGAACAATCGGTTGCTGCGCGGCACTTAAATATAGAATCGAAAAAATAGATGCCTGCCATTGCTATTCCAGGTCCCGAAGGCCGTCTCGAAGCCCGTTTTTCGCCCCCGCCACGCCCACGTGCACCGGTTGCGATGATTCTGCACCCGCATCCGCAGGCAGGCGGCACGATGAATGACCGCATCACACAGGCCTTGTACAAGACCTTTGTGGCGCGCGGCTTTGCCGTATTGCGCTTCAACTTCCGCGGCGTCGGCCGCAGCGAAGGCGAATTTGACAATGGCATCGGCGAATTGTCCGACGCGGCATCGGCGCTCGACTGGGTGCAAAGCTTCCATCCCGAAGCATCGACCACATGGATCGCAGGGTTCAGCTTCGGCGCATGGATCGGCATGCAATTGCTGATGCGCCGCCCCGAAATCCGTGGCTTCATCTCGGTCTCACCGCCGTCGAACATGTATGATTTCAGCTTCCTCGCCCCTTGCCCGTCTTCGGGTATCATCATTCAGGGCGCGCAGGATGAAGTCGTGAACCCCAATGCGGTGCAGAAGCTGGTCGATAAATTGCGGACCCAGCGCCACATTACGATCCATCATGACGAAATTCCCCGCGCCAACCATTTCTATGAAAATGAAATGGATATGCTGATGGCGTCGGTGAACAATTATCTGGATTTCCGTCTGGACCCCAATTCACCCATTAAGTGATGTTGGACGGGCGAAGTGCTATTTCACTTCGCCGGTCACCAGACTGTTGCCCTTTTCATCGGGCACGACCCAGATTGCGATATTGGCAAATAT from the Sphingorhabdus lacus genome contains:
- a CDS encoding alpha/beta hydrolase, encoding MPAIAIPGPEGRLEARFSPPPRPRAPVAMILHPHPQAGGTMNDRITQALYKTFVARGFAVLRFNFRGVGRSEGEFDNGIGELSDAASALDWVQSFHPEASTTWIAGFSFGAWIGMQLLMRRPEIRGFISVSPPSNMYDFSFLAPCPSSGIIIQGAQDEVVNPNAVQKLVDKLRTQRHITIHHDEIPRANHFYENEMDMLMASVNNYLDFRLDPNSPIK